Genomic segment of Panicum virgatum strain AP13 chromosome 2K, P.virgatum_v5, whole genome shotgun sequence:
agttgcatcaggtatcggctcacatgttcaatggagctggctccttctgatccactgaatttggtgaactccggaagccgatacttgggtggcaacgggatcaaatcgtagtcacttggatacagcttggaatagccgatcgcctttctctttggcaggatgccaaattggtcccttagtattttactgacctgctccacactaagaactcctggggccgagagttcagcactcggcccggtagcatactttgccagccatgcctgtttcttTGCGTCTGCTCCTGAGGTTCCTGTACCCACCAGTTGCCCCGTGCGTGTTGGGTTgatattgtcaggtatgtacacgcacgtgtagccatgcgggatctctttgggcggctcgctcaggaactgtccttccccggggtcaccgccgatcttgtggacgacgtagatcggcgagctctgctgccctgctgccgcgagcgagtaggaAACTGGTAGCCTGgattgcaatgcagcttcccccctgtgactccccaagaTTGGTCCTgacggggagtactggttcttgatcacctcctggacgacgcGATGTGCCATGCACTTGAGCTCGTTTACCAGGctctctgagtgccgatgaagcgcatgagccaccatatagttcatctcctggcatagggctctggtgcgctcctctgatgacACAGACAGATcaacattgtcgagagcgccctctggtgagaaccccttccacctgatgcaatggttgcgggtcctctcgaaggagccgatgagatcggcttcgaactgagctttgacctcatcgtatttttgCCTATgctctggagtcagctcttcatatgtgacaggTTTCGTGACTGGCGGAACAGGAACTTGGTCTTGAGGTCCGGTCATCTCTGCAGCGGGCGTTATTGTTGATgaatgtcccaccgggcgtgccagaatgtgttgtcggtcaaaacccaccagcgagcagcgacaggcaacacgaagagccgagaGGTCatcggggcgctggcaggcactgcttcctcgtcaacggcccgcaatccggcacacgccgaAGATTCTGGAGAATGTAAggtgtgccacctgacctatacccgatcaggaaggtgcgaacgtgcttgcgacgagttgcctgcatacacaaacacgtggaaacgtaagtccgagccgtggtcggctccccgggacgactcttgcatcggctttaaagagctgatcaagtcccagtgtcagattggatctgcatctatccggatattgatgaataaagcaaataattatggaaaacttgcttcaattaaatctagctgattcaatccacgacggtaaaagcctcactgctagatcggaacatcctacacgtaactaggcctagcgaacataacagataactaaaccataaccgaaaacagaggcctaagaactagcaagagccgattcccggaacaatccctatcgaGGCTAaggtaaagcatctattacatcaccggaacatccaatccgtttgcagggcctaacctagcagatataaactaatccttataaaataagaacaaccgtaacagattggatctactagatagaaaagaagcaagatgtTAACTCTATGTAACTAATCCTCTATGATGAGAACtagcttaagatcaagcatgaacacatagagaaaacatgatattcgtagatggtaaacaataagagcatgatagatctactaaaagccatgctactgAACAttaagataactagtactacccGCCATAAAAAAactgcttcagtacgagtaataccaaggtaaaggcaagaacaatgctgccctgatcgcgagaagcgatcagggcagcatggcgcttacttggatgaaaccctagaattaggggtggcgatgcgccgagagttgttgtttgcgagacgtgatgacgttctctctcccttcatgaataacatagggtacatatttataatccggagacttgggaaacaatctaatcctatcttgtcccgatcggactctatctctaatcttgaactaaatctaaagatacatggcccatgtagcccaaatgctcacgcaggagccgatttacaagccttcttaatcttctgctttaagcccaactgaGATTGGTCTTATAGACACTCTTATGACACTTTCACTGAGATTGGTCTTATAGACACTGCTACATAATTTTTTGGTTGATACTTCCATAATTAATTTGCATAAAATTCCTATGGCATTTCAATGGGAATGGCCTAAAACTGACCTATAAAATTCCTATGACATTTCAATGGGAATGGCCTAAAACTGACCTATGTGTGTGAACTCGTTTAATTGAGTACCTGGTCGTTTCACATTATTTTGGTTTTCTTGGAATTGGTAGTTTCACATTATATAAGGCCGCGCCGTTTTCGCGGCCTGCTAAAAGGGCCACGTTAGCCTAAAATGTTAGCTCCATCCAATACGGTTTGGATGGCTCGATCCATCTTGCTGATTTTTTTGCTGTGGCTCATGGACATTTTCCCCTATTGCTGATGGACACATCTCATACCTTGGCAGCATATGCCGCATCGATCCATCGCTCATGACCAGTCACCTAGCATCGATCCATCGCTCTCATGACCAGTCACCTAACAGCTACTCTGTCCAGAGAAAATGAATGGTTCTCCCATTTACTGGCACCTAATATAATTGTACCTCTATCATAGGCCAGCAATAACTTAAATTATATGACATGCGACTGTAATAACAAAGGTTAAAGATACTCTTGGTTAAGCACCAAAATGCGAGCTTGTAGGCAGTCATTAAGAAGGCTGCAAACATATAACTGTGTGGTATTATATGATACTAACATGCCCCTAGGCTCTAATAACATTGTTATAGTATTAGCTTGTGCCAATGTGATATTGTATCTGTGCACACCAATTTTCCAAGAACAGTGATTAAAACATGAAAAGTACACGGCTAAGCTAATTAAACATATGCCTAAAGCATTTTATGTTCACCATAGGACATGTCACTTTGGATGAACATAGCAGTAATTGGATTCTTGTCTCCAAACATGAAATGTCATTTCAAGTGAACTGGATGTCAATCGGTGTATATCAATTGGCTTCTACAAGTGAATAGTAACATCAAATGTTCATGATAGTGACATATCACACAAGCAATGACACGTGCTGCTCCCATCTCTACTGAATGTTTGGTCATCTCACATTAATTCATTACGTGCATTATGATTCTTTAGTTTCTGCCTTTTTCTTATTTGTCATGTTCTTATGAACATTTCATCGCAGGCTCCATATCCTACCTATATAAGCATGACATTATATATAATCCATATGATCTGGTGTTATGCTAATTGGGTCACTCTATTGCCTTTTTCTAGCATGCCTATTGAATTTCCAGGTGCAAATACAATGTGAATGTCTGCAGTGTCAAATCATATCACATTAATTTCTTGCATCTAGCTTGCTGTTGTCTTATTGTGCATGGCTGCAGTGTTAAGTCATGTCATATTAATTCCTTGCAGCTGCCTTGGTGCTATCTACTTATTTGTCGTGTCTTCTATCAACAGTACTTTTTTattcccttcaaaaaaaaatagtgcaTTTTTATGTTCTTCTCCTGCCTATATAAGAGTGCTGATGCCTTGGTTCAATTGCACCCCTCCTCCATTCCGCACTTGGTGCACTGCCTGCTCGGGATAGTAGTGTAAGTTCCACACATTCTAGCATCACAAGGCCCTTATTATATTTTGTTGTAACTATCAACATTTAGTACAGACATTATAACTGGCAATATGGTCATTCTTTTTTATTACAATCTTTTCATGCCTCAATAACAGTGCAGCACAGAAACATGCATGTAATATTCATGCCTCAATAACCATGCTATTTGTTTCATATATCTTCTTTCTGGTTAATTCATTCATCCTTATTGCAGTATTTTTTTGGCTCCTAACATTACTTTCTTTTTGTTCATTTTCcttttaaaatatatatttcattaaCTATTTGTTGGTTGCACTTCCTTTCATTATTAGTAGGATTGCTAagaaaatatacatatataatcactattttaaatagcgggctatagcggtgCTATAGCGGTTTTCGCGGAGCTGCTGCTATGAGCACTACAGTAcaaaatagcgggctatagcgggcTGTAGCGGCGCTAATAGCGTTTTGAGGGTCCTGTCGCTAAAtcctatagcccgctatttaaaacgtTTATATATAATGGTGTGTCCCCCCATGCATTATGTCCTAAGTAGAGGTGTTTCATGCCATTAGAACCCACCCAGCACCCTCCTTCCCTTAAAAAAGACAAGTGAGTGTAATTGATCCATAAGGTATCTATTAATAAAATGGATATTACTGTCATTTTTTTAGTTCATACATAAGGCCGTCATGTGTGTTTGGTTCCACGGTAGTCTATGTTTCCAATCACAAAGGAGTCGTCTATGTTTCCAATCACAAAGGAGTCGAGAGATTATCCATCAATTATTATAAAAGGTCAACCAAACCAGTTCTAACGTTATTACCAAGGGAAACTATTGAACAAGGTCACTAGATCCTTCTAAATAGAATAGCATAATAAAACGTGGGTCTTTTGGAGCGAAGAGGAAAAGGGTTAATTTAGGTGAAATGTTTAGTATCATATGCCTATAGTTCACTCATAGCTTTTAACTTCAAGTTGACCTATAGAAACTTTTGGTTGCATCCAAACTCCCGTCGGCTTGGGTTGTGTGAATTAATGCTTTTGCGTTAGGTTTGTCGATTAACTCATATCCATTGATAGATCACCTGCTAATAGCAGATCAAATTTCAGTTTCAAACTGTACAGTTGTTTGTGGGCATATCCCCTGGCAAACTATGATGACACAAATTAAAGGTTTGTATATCCTGACCAATTTTACTTTTATTGCAGAGAATATATAGGGAAACATGGTATATATTctcctatttttaaaataatgatagtttggttgcattacagaCTCATGGTATTTTTTACATGTATATTCCGGCGACTAAGATTTTGCATAAGGTTGTCAAAGAACTAGGTGGTACCGAACCAATATATGAGAATGTATCATGGCCTGGTTCACAACTAAAGCATCATGTCTCTTTCTAGATTCTAGCTAAAGGCCACAATGAGGGTATGGTTAATATTGCTATATGTAGGTTGTCAAATGAAGGAACTAGAGAAGACAATgtctatgaaaatatagcaCGCGATGCTCTACATTTTCTTCAGGATGAACATGGTATTAATGTTCTTTGATAATAATTGGTTTTTAGCTGAAGAACTAAGATTGAGATGCATTCCCATGGTTAAGAATTTGATTGAGAGTGAAAGCATTTATGAATTTGTACATACCAAGTGTTTCATGGTGCTAGATGTCATAGATTTTGCTTCTACCCTTTTCATGAATAAGGTGTATGAAGTGGAAAATGAACTAAAAAAAGGCCATGTGCGTGCTAATATGGCAATTGTTTTAAGAGCTTGCACTTGAGATCTCAAAAGTATAGGCCAGTCATCAACTCAAGAATTGCGCTCACACTATGGTTCATACCATGCTATAAAAGGGAATGAGATCAAAATTCATCAAGCCCTATGCTGATTATATCAATCTGAAACACAAGGTCAGTAGCATTTGTTGCAAGTTCTAATTTATTATACACATCATCCTCATTTCAAACTAAAAGAAGGATAACTTTTTGTGCTTTTAGGTGGGCATAGTCAACATCAACAGTGGtctaaaaattattttagaTCAAGTGGCATCCAAGGCAGGTTTTCAATTGCCTGTCCTTACAATTGATCATGTGATTGGTGGTGGGTACATAGGAAATGTTCAATTAAATCCCTCAAAATGTGCATCTATTCCAAATTATGTCGCGTGCAGCAATGTGCAAGGAAAACAGGTATCTGAAAAATTTGAAGCTGCCAATAGTGCCATGTACCAGGCTGTTGGTTTCATATTAGATACTTATAGTCTCAGTATCTTGGATCCAAACTTTTATGTATTGAGTGACCTCAAAAAAGTTGAAGCTGCCATCAAATGAGAATTGCATGTATTAGCACAAAGGTCATCTACGGTTGAACGGATTGCACATTGTGCTATAAATGATGTCCATAGCCTAGCTGCCAAGTATGATGGGTCCATTAGTGAGAAAGATGCTGAGATTAACGACGTGCTGATTTCTATGTGCATTGATCTGTCCAGACATTTGAATGCTGTGTACTAGTTTATTGATGTTGCATGGAAGAACTTTAGGGTTTGATTCTCTCAGTCCAATGTAAATTATTAGTTGCCcacttttgatttttttaaaagataTGTAATTATTGTTATGTGACGTGTTTGCCATGGTCTGGAGTGGCTAGCCAAGCTATTTGTTGGTATGCCCGCTGCCTAGCCGCAGCGAAGGGCTTCGATAGCTAGTTTCACATTAATTAATGTTTATGATACTACTATTTAACCGAGGGAGGGCAGTGAATGAGAGTCCCCAGGCCAGCTGTGGTCTTCAATAGCATTGCCGGTGGCCAACAACGGCCGTCGCTTCGCATTCGCAAGAAGTGAGGGGAGAGGAGAGCCCGATCGTCGGGGAGGAGCAATGCCGCCGAAGCGGGGTCGAGTGAGGAAGAGAGATCGGCGGATAGATGCGGCCATCGACCACTTCGTCGCCATGGGGTACACGGAGCGCCAAGTCCGCGCCGCTGTCACTGCGCTCCTCAAAGTGAGGCTCTTACTGTGTGGTTCAACTCGCTGGGCGGGGTTTCAAGTTCGTGAGTCACCTACCATTCTGGATGGCGGTTTCAACTTCGTAGATTTCGTGTGCGGACGAGCCTACTAGCTAGCACTAATGGCGACCTCGTTACCTACAAATGAACGAGTTTTCTCTTCGATTTTGGGATGTGGGTGACGGTTGATTTCTAGGTGTACCTGGGCACAGATGCGTGGATCTTCCTGGAGGACGACTCCTTCCTCGTCGTCCAGGAAAAGctcctggagatggaggacgagGAGAAGAAGTTGCTGCCACTGGAGCAGGCGGCCCAGGATGTGCAGGAACAACCTCAGGTGATTGAGCTCATTTCCTCCCTCATCATATTCCACCCGTGCCTGCTCTGCTTCGCTTAGTTGTTATTCTtccattttttttgcatttcgtGACTCAAACCAATTAGAAACTGTACATTTCGTTGCTGTCTCCGAGAGAGAATTGCAGATCTGGCTAAGATTAGGAACAGGGAGAATTTTGCAGAGGAAGGATGTTTCCCCCCATTTCCTTGGGAATTGTTTCGTTCATGCGCTTGAGCCAGCCCTTTGCGAACCCAGATTGAACATGGCCAACATGGATTCATTAGTAGTGGTCATATTGTGAAGGGTTCATCAGGTTCACCCTTTCCATAGTTAGGTCAACATGTTATTTGATTACTACTGGAAGCCCCGTTATTCTCAGATTTACCTTACTGCTCAGTGTGACACTGTATTTGTCACACTGAAATATAACAGGTCGTTACAAAGTGTCTTGATGTATAATTTTGGTCTCAATTGTCATCTAATGTACGAAGCATATTCATTCTGTGAAATTCTTAAATCATCTTGATGTATTTTACAGAAACAAGAACCTGCAGTGGATGAGGTATCACCAGAAAATAGCATGCCAGTCTTAGAAGTGCACAGTGCGGTACCAGCTGGGACTCAGTCATCAGATGAGGATGCCGAAGATCCCATGGTCATTGAACCACCTGCTCTTGAAGCTGTAGTGCCACTTGCTGAAGCTACAAGGACTGGTGAAACTAGGCGTCCTTGTTATGGATGGCTTAGTGAGTCAGAAGATGAGGAACAACAAACTAGTCAGCAAGAGGAAGTAGCTTGAGTAGATGTGATGTGCAACCCAATCAACTGGTAATGTCTCCAAGCTTTGATGTCCCTTACTATTTTGTCTGCAATTTTCAACTTTGTGTTCTCCAAATATTGGCATTTAGGTTGTATGTAGTAACACATATTTTCAAAGAAAATGGGAGTAAAGTGGGGTTTGAGGGATGCAACTAAGTGAAGGTTAAAAAAACTAGAACCTGGTGGATTCTGATGTACAGGACAGTTCTTACATTCTGTACCCTTGTTCAGTCTGGTACCCTATTCACAATTGTTAGATTCTTCATATTGTATTTGACAAGTGTTCGTACAATTTTACTGGACCTTTGGTTTTTCTTTTGTGCCTTTTGTATTTGTTAATTTTGGAACCCCTTTTAAATTGAGGGCAGTGTGGTGTTTTGCTTGAAATTGAGGACTGTTGAACCGAGTGACTTTGGAAAAGATTAGTTATGATGAAATTAGGTACATAGTCTTCAGTTTACAGCCTTATGTAATGCATGTATTGGagagtctctggtgggttgtcAGCCAAGGACTCACCCATGGAGATACCTTATCTATTGCAGATGGACTAATGGCTTTATATGGTGTTCCTAATGTAGACAATCCATAATTCCGCATGTTGTTGGTTAAGGCTAATCCTCGCATTGGGATTGGCATCTATCTTTTGTTAATCTAAATCATTGTCAAGAATGCAAGGGGACAAAGACCATGTGTTGCTACCTTGAACGAGTGTTTAATTTTGGATACTGCTGTTCTGTTCAACTTGGTGTTGGTATGTGGAATGTTAAAGAGTTTATTAAAATTTATAAAGTGGTTACATGATATTGTGTTGATTTGAGCGCTGATATTCTGAACCTACTAGCTGAAGGGAAGTTTTACCTTTCCAATGGCACAAGGTAaaaacaaaaacatcagttcCCGTTTTCGAGCTCGGTTTGCGGGCCGAAGCGGGTCCATGAAGCACGGTGCTCATGCACCTTACGTCAGTCTAAATGGGAGTTTTATGGAgggtttcatgacattaaataccatcatttttgctgacatggcaagaaGAGAAAGATGAAGTTTTATGAGatatgaggagagtttcatcaccatgatatcCATCTGACACAATGAGACTGTCCTCAGGCCAACCGGAGTGTGGAGGGGTTTGGCCCGGGCCTCTGGCCGGGGAGAGGacgcggccggcgcgccgctcACCTCCGGCAATGGCCGCTCGACGCTTGCCAAACATGCTCCACACGAGCAGAGCAAGGGGCCGACGGGTCGGCCAATGATTGTCGTACTTCTATTTTTGTTTTTCGAGGAGAACTCATCAGAACAAACATGCAAATCGACTTTTTCTTACAAGTCCCTTAATTGATTTAGGACCTCGACTTAATTCCACAaaattggaagaaaaaaaattgtaatcTAATAACTTATAAAGTGTTACATGTCATATTTTCTTTGGAAGAATTtcaacttttttcaaaaaatttaattcaaaaatcaaTTCATCAT
This window contains:
- the LOC120672693 gene encoding uncharacterized protein LOC120672693, whose amino-acid sequence is MPPKRGRVRKRDRRIDAAIDHFVAMGYTERQVRAAVTALLKVYLGTDAWIFLEDDSFLVVQEKLLEMEDEEKKLLPLEQAAQDVQEQPQKQEPAVDEVSPENSMPVLEVHSAVPAGTQSSDEDAEDPMVIEPPALEAVVPLAEATRTGETRRPCYGWLSESEDEEQQTSQQEEVA